One window of Hypanus sabinus isolate sHypSab1 chromosome 10, sHypSab1.hap1, whole genome shotgun sequence genomic DNA carries:
- the sgk1 gene encoding serine/threonine-protein kinase Sgk1 isoform X1: MTVKSNSSASLLTYSKMRGMVAIITAFMKQKRMGLNDLIQKLAASQSYTCKHSEVPAMLHASPKEAETNVTRPPPPPSPSTARINLGPSSNPQAKPSDFNFLKVIGKGSFGKVLLAKHKSDDQFYAVKVLQKKAILKKKEEKHIMSERNVLLKNVKHPFLVGLHYSFQTADKLYFVLDYINGGELFYHLQRERCFLEPRARFYAAEIASALGYLHSLNIVYRDLKPENILLDRQGHIVLTDFGLCKENIESNDTTCTFCGTPEYLAPEVLHKQPYDRTVDWWCLGAVLYEMLYGLPPFYSRNTAEMYDNILNKPLLLKPNISNAARDLLEGLLQKDRTKRMGAKEDFLDIKAHIFFSPINWTDLNAKKLMPPFNPNVSGPSDLQHFDPEFTEEPVPNSIGQSPDAALITASVKEASEAFLGFSYAPPMDSFL; the protein is encoded by the exons ATGACTGTTAAATCCAACTCCTCGGCATCTCTTCTGACGTACTCCAAAATGAGAGGGATGGTCGCGATTATTACCG CTTTCATGAAGCAGAAGCGAATGGGACTGAACGATCTCATCCAGAAGCTCGCTGCCTCTCAGTCCTACACTTGTAAACA CTCGGAAGTCCCAGCCATGTTGCACGCTAGTCCGAAGGAAGCTGAAACGAATGTAACCAGACCGCCTCCTCCG CCCAGCCCAAGTACAGCGCGGATCAACCTGGGGCCCTCCTCTAACCCTCA AGCCAAACCAAGTGACTTCAACTTTCTCAAAGTCATCGGCAAAGGAAGCTTCGGAAAG GTCCTGCTGGCCAAACACAAATCTGACGACCAGTTTTACGCAGTGAAAGTCTTGCAGAAAAAGGCCATCCTGAAGAAGAAGGAG GAAAAGCACATCATGTCTGAGCGCAATGTGCTGCTGAAGAATGTGAAACACCCTTTCTTGGTCGGACTCCACTACTCCTTTCAGACAGCTGATAAGCTCTACTTTGTCCTGGACTACATCAACGGAGGCGAG TTGTTTTATCACCTGCAACGTGAACGCTGCTTCCTGGAGCCACGAGCCAGATTTTACGCTGCTGAGATTGCCAGTGCTCTGGGGTACCTCCACTCCCTCAACATTGTTTACAG AGATTTGAAGCCTGAGAATATTTTACTTGACCGCCAGGGCCATATTGTGTTAACTGACTTCGGACTATGCAAAGAGAACATTGAATCAAATGACACAACGTGCACTTTCTGTGGCACCCCTGAG TACCTGGCTCCTGAAGTTTTACACAAGCAGCCCTATGACAGAACAGTTGACTGGTGGTGCTTGGGCGCAGTTCTCTATGAGATGTTATATGGATTG CCTCCATTCTACAGCAGGAACACGGCGGAAATGTATGACAATATTCTGAACAAACCACTACTGTTGAAACCAAACATCTCCAATGCTGCCAGGGACTTGCTGGAGGGTTTGCTGCAAAAGGACAGAACAAAGCGGATGGGTGCAAAGGAGGACTTT TTGGATATTAAGGCACACATCTTCTTTTCTCCAATAAACTGGACTGACTTAAATGCCAAGAAATTGATGCCTCCATTTAACCCAAATGTG AGTGGACCTTCTGACCTGCAGCACTTTGACCCGGAGTTCACTGAGGAGCCAGTTCCGAACTCAATTGGCCAGTCTCCTGATGCTGCCCTGATAACTGCCAGCGTGAAGGAAGCATCGGAAGCTTTTCTTGGATTTTCCTATGCTCCACCCATGgactccttcctgtag
- the sgk1 gene encoding serine/threonine-protein kinase Sgk1 isoform X2, producing MKNLTEKTSFTAFMKQKRMGLNDLIQKLAASQSYTCKHSEVPAMLHASPKEAETNVTRPPPPPSPSTARINLGPSSNPQAKPSDFNFLKVIGKGSFGKVLLAKHKSDDQFYAVKVLQKKAILKKKEEKHIMSERNVLLKNVKHPFLVGLHYSFQTADKLYFVLDYINGGELFYHLQRERCFLEPRARFYAAEIASALGYLHSLNIVYRDLKPENILLDRQGHIVLTDFGLCKENIESNDTTCTFCGTPEYLAPEVLHKQPYDRTVDWWCLGAVLYEMLYGLPPFYSRNTAEMYDNILNKPLLLKPNISNAARDLLEGLLQKDRTKRMGAKEDFLDIKAHIFFSPINWTDLNAKKLMPPFNPNVSGPSDLQHFDPEFTEEPVPNSIGQSPDAALITASVKEASEAFLGFSYAPPMDSFL from the exons ATGAAAAATTTGACAGAAAAGACTTCATTCACAG CTTTCATGAAGCAGAAGCGAATGGGACTGAACGATCTCATCCAGAAGCTCGCTGCCTCTCAGTCCTACACTTGTAAACA CTCGGAAGTCCCAGCCATGTTGCACGCTAGTCCGAAGGAAGCTGAAACGAATGTAACCAGACCGCCTCCTCCG CCCAGCCCAAGTACAGCGCGGATCAACCTGGGGCCCTCCTCTAACCCTCA AGCCAAACCAAGTGACTTCAACTTTCTCAAAGTCATCGGCAAAGGAAGCTTCGGAAAG GTCCTGCTGGCCAAACACAAATCTGACGACCAGTTTTACGCAGTGAAAGTCTTGCAGAAAAAGGCCATCCTGAAGAAGAAGGAG GAAAAGCACATCATGTCTGAGCGCAATGTGCTGCTGAAGAATGTGAAACACCCTTTCTTGGTCGGACTCCACTACTCCTTTCAGACAGCTGATAAGCTCTACTTTGTCCTGGACTACATCAACGGAGGCGAG TTGTTTTATCACCTGCAACGTGAACGCTGCTTCCTGGAGCCACGAGCCAGATTTTACGCTGCTGAGATTGCCAGTGCTCTGGGGTACCTCCACTCCCTCAACATTGTTTACAG AGATTTGAAGCCTGAGAATATTTTACTTGACCGCCAGGGCCATATTGTGTTAACTGACTTCGGACTATGCAAAGAGAACATTGAATCAAATGACACAACGTGCACTTTCTGTGGCACCCCTGAG TACCTGGCTCCTGAAGTTTTACACAAGCAGCCCTATGACAGAACAGTTGACTGGTGGTGCTTGGGCGCAGTTCTCTATGAGATGTTATATGGATTG CCTCCATTCTACAGCAGGAACACGGCGGAAATGTATGACAATATTCTGAACAAACCACTACTGTTGAAACCAAACATCTCCAATGCTGCCAGGGACTTGCTGGAGGGTTTGCTGCAAAAGGACAGAACAAAGCGGATGGGTGCAAAGGAGGACTTT TTGGATATTAAGGCACACATCTTCTTTTCTCCAATAAACTGGACTGACTTAAATGCCAAGAAATTGATGCCTCCATTTAACCCAAATGTG AGTGGACCTTCTGACCTGCAGCACTTTGACCCGGAGTTCACTGAGGAGCCAGTTCCGAACTCAATTGGCCAGTCTCCTGATGCTGCCCTGATAACTGCCAGCGTGAAGGAAGCATCGGAAGCTTTTCTTGGATTTTCCTATGCTCCACCCATGgactccttcctgtag